The region CGCCAGATATAAAAAGCCTTGGACAGGAACAGCACCAGCAAACCGAAGTTGATCTGGTACACCACGTGCAGCAACAGCGTGTACTCCACTTCGGCGTAGTTAATGTACACCCGGTACACCAGGTATAGCGCCACGCTCAGGTAAGCCGCCACACCTGCCTTCGAGAACAGGTTCCAGAGGTAGCCTATAAAGTCTATGCCCTTGAGCATGTCGGTGTGTAGCCGCTGAAACAGGAACACCGAGACGATGAACACGACGTTGAGCAGGTTGCTCAGGAAAGGGAACGCAACACCAGGCACGCCGGCTCCTGCCAGTTTGCTTTCGGCGTTCAGCAGCACATAAACCAGCAGTAAGAGCCAGCTTATGACCGCGGAAGTTGCCAGTAAGGTTTTTGCGTTGTTTTTATATAATTGCATAAAACGGAAATCCGTTTTTGAATTGGCTGCGACTGAAAATGATGCTCCCCGGCCTGTTTTTGTAGTGTAAGGTAAGAAAAAATTCCGCTTCTCGGCCAAGGTGTCGTGTCCCGTTAAAGAAAATCACCTTGCATAACGTAATTCGTGTTGCGTAGGTTAGCTTTACAGGCCCGGCTGAGCCTATAAATATAGATTTTTATAAATATGTATAAAAAAGAATAGCAGCCAGCGCTCCGGCGCTGGCTGCTAAAACCTTTATGGACACCGGTTTAGGAGTGGCCATTGCAGGATGTATACTTTAGCGGCTGTAGTTCGGGGCCTCACGCATAATCTGCACATCGTGCGGATGGCTCTCGCGTAGGCCGGCGCCCGTAATCTTCACCATCTTGGCATGCTGCAGGTCTTCTATGCCTGCTGTGCCGCAGTAGCCCATGCCAGCTCTTATGCCGCCTACCAGCTGGTAAATCACCTCGTTTACAAATCCTTTGTACGCCACGCGGCCCACAATTCCCTCCGGCACCAGCTTCTTGGCGTCTTTCTCGTTGCCCTGGAAGTAACGGTCTTTTGAGCCTTCTTCCATGGCCTCCACAGAGCCCATGCCGCGGTAGGTCTTATACTTACGGCCCTCGTAAATGATCATCTCGCCCGGCGCCTCTTCGGTGCCCGCCAGCAGCGAGCCGATCATGGCTGTGCTTGCCCCGCCTGCCAGCGCCTTTACTATATCACCGGAGAACTTAATGCCACCGTCAGCAACAACCGGCACGCCGGTGCCCTCCAGTCCTCTAACGGCTTCCATCACGGCAGAGAGCTGCGGCATGCCTATACCGGCGATCACGCGGGTGGTACAGATACTGCCCGGGCCCACGCCCACCTTCACAGCGTCGGCGCCTGCGTCGGCCAGGGCCTTGGCGCCATCGGCGGTGGCGATGTTACCGGCAATCAGGTCCACGTTCGGGAATTCGGTTTTAATGCGTCTTACCGCCTCCAGCACCCCTTTGGAGTGACCGTGTGCCGTGTCCACGCTGATCACGTCCACGCCAGCGTCTACCAGCGCCTTCACGCGGTCCAGCACATCGGGAGTTACCCCCACGGCAGCGCCCACGCGCAGGCGGCCATATTCGTCTTTGCAGGCAAAGGGACGGTCTTTTTTCTTCAGGATGTCCTTGTAGGTGATCAGGCCGGCCAGCTTGCCATTGTCGTCCACCACAGGCAGTTTCTCGATCTTAAACTCCTGCAGGATGTCTTCGGCCTTGGCCAGGTCGGTGCCTATCTTGGCCGTGATCAGGTTGTCGCTCGTCATGATGTCGGAAACAGACTTGGTCAGGTCCCGCTGAAAGCGCAGAT is a window of Pontibacter kalidii DNA encoding:
- the guaB gene encoding IMP dehydrogenase — encoded protein: MRSDQSKILFEALTYDDVLLLPAYSEVLPHQTDTSTQLTRNIRINIPLVSAAMDTVTEAELAIAMAQEGGIGIIHKNMSIRKQAEQVRRVKRSESGMILDPITLNEKATLGDAVQIMTENKIGGIPIVNDEGKLTGIITNRDLRFQRDLTKSVSDIMTSDNLITAKIGTDLAKAEDILQEFKIEKLPVVDDNGKLAGLITYKDILKKKDRPFACKDEYGRLRVGAAVGVTPDVLDRVKALVDAGVDVISVDTAHGHSKGVLEAVRRIKTEFPNVDLIAGNIATADGAKALADAGADAVKVGVGPGSICTTRVIAGIGMPQLSAVMEAVRGLEGTGVPVVADGGIKFSGDIVKALAGGASTAMIGSLLAGTEEAPGEMIIYEGRKYKTYRGMGSVEAMEEGSKDRYFQGNEKDAKKLVPEGIVGRVAYKGFVNEVIYQLVGGIRAGMGYCGTAGIEDLQHAKMVKITGAGLRESHPHDVQIMREAPNYSR